A part of Desulfomicrobium baculatum DSM 4028 genomic DNA contains:
- a CDS encoding (deoxy)nucleoside triphosphate pyrophosphohydrolase, with product MDNNPPSTKKHIHVTCAIIEREGRVLAAQRSAVMNMPHKWEFPGGKIDPGETAEECLRRELLEEIGIQARIGRSLPASTHQYPTFTITLYPFVCTIEEGEIVLHEHAALLWLLPSQLHTLDWAEADIPVVTAYMSTNGGTA from the coding sequence ATGGACAATAATCCCCCCTCTACGAAAAAACACATTCACGTTACATGCGCCATCATCGAACGTGAGGGGCGCGTGCTCGCGGCCCAGCGCAGTGCCGTTATGAACATGCCCCACAAGTGGGAATTCCCTGGCGGCAAGATTGATCCCGGCGAAACAGCCGAGGAATGCCTGCGCCGCGAACTGCTAGAGGAAATCGGGATTCAGGCCCGCATTGGACGTAGCCTTCCTGCAAGCACTCATCAGTATCCAACATTCACAATCACCCTCTACCCCTTCGTCTGCACTATTGAAGAAGGCGAAATTGTCCTTCATGAACACGCCGCCTTACTCTGGTTGCTGCCAAGCCAACTGCACACCCTGGACTGGGCCGAAGCGGATATTCCGGTAGTCACGGCGTACATGTCCACAAACGGCGGAACCGCCTGA